In one Pseudomonas sp. SCA2728.1_7 genomic region, the following are encoded:
- a CDS encoding ABC transporter substrate-binding protein: MSRLWMLLSALLCAAPALADTYRNCGEDWRAAAPSRIVALNQHAADLVLALGAGPALVGVAYLDDTDAGQRPSEYFGVPVIARQYPASEVLYAARPDLVIGGFATAFGDGVTSRSGLARNGVGSYLLESACNGHSLDYFAHVRNDLLTLGKLLHQQQKAQALIDSMEKDIASARVLAGAGKPLSVFYLDSEVKGLDSEGRRGFVTPLLAAAGVRNVFANINLYRVTVNSETLLASDPDVILLADAEWSPARRKRYLLTHDPVLSQLRAVRENRMIDIPFTHLLPTFNSGRVALELARQLNALNKNK; the protein is encoded by the coding sequence ATGAGCAGGTTGTGGATGTTGTTGAGTGCCCTGCTCTGCGCCGCGCCCGCACTCGCCGACACTTACCGTAATTGCGGCGAAGACTGGCGCGCCGCTGCGCCCTCACGCATCGTCGCGCTCAATCAGCATGCGGCGGATCTCGTGCTGGCACTGGGTGCGGGGCCAGCGCTGGTCGGCGTAGCCTATCTGGATGACACCGATGCCGGTCAGCGGCCTTCCGAGTATTTCGGTGTACCGGTGATCGCGCGGCAATACCCGGCCAGCGAAGTGCTTTACGCTGCGAGGCCGGATCTGGTGATCGGTGGCTTTGCCACGGCGTTCGGCGACGGTGTGACCTCACGCTCGGGACTGGCGCGCAATGGCGTGGGTTCGTATCTGCTGGAATCCGCCTGCAACGGGCATTCGCTGGATTATTTCGCGCATGTACGCAATGACTTGCTGACGTTGGGCAAGCTGCTGCACCAGCAGCAAAAAGCCCAAGCGTTGATCGACTCCATGGAAAAGGACATTGCCAGCGCCCGAGTCCTGGCCGGTGCGGGTAAACCGTTGTCCGTGTTCTATCTCGACAGTGAAGTCAAAGGCCTCGACAGCGAGGGCCGACGTGGTTTTGTCACTCCGCTGCTGGCGGCTGCCGGGGTACGCAATGTGTTCGCCAACATCAACCTCTATCGAGTCACCGTCAACAGCGAAACCCTGCTGGCCAGCGACCCGGACGTGATCCTGCTGGCCGACGCCGAATGGTCGCCCGCCAGGCGCAAACGCTATCTGCTGACCCACGACCCGGTGTTGTCGCAACTGCGCGCGGTGCGCGAGAACCGAATGATCGACATCCCTTTCACTCACCTGCTGCCGACCTTTAACAGCGGTCGGGTGGCACTGGAGCTCGCTCGCCAGCTCAATGCCCTGAACAAAAATAAATGA
- a CDS encoding (2Fe-2S) ferredoxin domain-containing protein, with translation MSEIKTVDGIDTHPDWSHVPEHARHVFLCTGPRCTQRGALQLWKTLRRHLLAHDRIETPGGVLLTRTHCQFPCNLGPIVTVYPERCWYGVRSKDDVQRLVEGHLVGGEVVADLLIKARP, from the coding sequence ATGAGTGAGATCAAAACCGTCGACGGCATCGACACGCACCCGGACTGGTCGCACGTGCCCGAGCACGCGCGCCATGTGTTCCTCTGCACCGGCCCGCGCTGCACCCAGCGTGGTGCCTTGCAGTTATGGAAAACCTTGCGCCGGCATTTGCTCGCGCACGATCGCATCGAGACGCCGGGCGGCGTGCTGCTGACCCGCACGCACTGCCAGTTCCCGTGCAATCTGGGGCCGATTGTGACGGTGTACCCGGAACGCTGCTGGTATGGCGTGCGCAGCAAAGACGATGTGCAGCGGCTGGTCGAGGGGCATCTGGTGGGCGGTGAAGTGGTTGCGGATTTGCTGATCAAGGCGCGGCCATGA
- a CDS encoding TonB-dependent receptor → MIRPFNTSAPTLFLGCLFSPLLLADDAPLELHQQIVSAPSVESTTVAEMAKFGSKVEIVSREQIERAGPSADVSRVMQMFIPGLYVAPKNGPFDYGTYSLLGGRNDDTLILLDGVRLNNRLYGGLYLDTLPANAIERIEVLKGGQSLLFGTQAVSGVINIVTRSPQSRKASGEVNLGVDSFGGTSEDARVENIFTNGFGDLGLLAYISHNVSDGYQPYRNRDMKNVSEKNRAYEVTTFGGKAIQSFGDDARLELFYQYADANLDFARPVDNHTTTNDRVQQIATATFEQNINERLSYFVKGHINDWDTRYTRVNNVADGGTKVINHNDYWGFTDWGVQAEGKAELPGGHVLVFGSDNQWFKGQDDVLIIDNDKAEAHAFYTQLRPQIDALPDWHPSIGVRHEAMSGGDSATVGMLTSLYDLNDNWSVRGQYGSAYKLPNAEQLFVNEPGDEIGNRNLKPEKSRNAELGVDYKGFLLDREFSASVTLFKRKIDDLITLDDIQWVNGEGTIQMRGFEADAKLALNEQWSLQADMTRNLTESRTGATINDIPSFFARSRVGYESENRLWGAGGAIRYIRDITSSKQVEYGNYSVVDADAYRYLDNAHQHRVSLLVENLFDRDYVTSRSSNVDNLGRPFTSEVRYTYRF, encoded by the coding sequence ATGATTCGACCTTTCAACACTTCTGCTCCAACCCTGTTCCTTGGCTGCCTGTTCAGCCCGCTACTACTGGCCGACGACGCGCCGCTGGAACTCCATCAACAAATCGTTTCCGCACCGTCTGTGGAATCCACCACCGTCGCCGAGATGGCGAAGTTCGGCAGCAAGGTCGAGATCGTCAGCCGCGAACAGATCGAACGTGCCGGCCCCAGCGCCGATGTCAGCCGCGTCATGCAGATGTTCATTCCCGGTCTGTACGTCGCACCGAAAAACGGTCCGTTCGACTACGGCACTTATTCACTCCTGGGCGGGCGCAACGACGACACTTTGATCCTGCTTGACGGCGTACGCCTGAACAATCGCCTGTACGGCGGCCTCTATCTGGACACCCTGCCGGCCAATGCCATCGAGCGCATCGAAGTGCTCAAGGGCGGGCAGAGCCTGTTGTTCGGCACTCAAGCGGTGTCGGGGGTGATCAACATCGTCACCCGCAGCCCGCAGAGCCGCAAAGCCTCCGGCGAAGTGAATTTGGGCGTCGACAGCTTTGGCGGCACCAGCGAAGACGCGCGGGTCGAGAATATCTTCACCAACGGTTTCGGCGATCTCGGCTTGCTGGCGTACATCAGCCACAACGTCTCCGACGGTTACCAGCCGTATCGCAACCGTGACATGAAAAACGTCAGCGAGAAGAACCGTGCCTACGAAGTCACTACCTTCGGCGGCAAGGCCATTCAGTCGTTCGGCGATGATGCGCGGCTGGAACTGTTCTACCAATACGCCGACGCCAACCTCGATTTCGCCCGCCCGGTCGACAATCACACGACCACCAACGATCGCGTGCAGCAGATCGCCACGGCGACCTTCGAGCAGAACATCAACGAGCGCCTGAGCTATTTCGTCAAAGGTCATATCAACGACTGGGACACGCGCTACACCCGGGTCAACAACGTCGCCGACGGCGGTACCAAAGTCATCAACCACAACGACTATTGGGGCTTCACCGATTGGGGCGTGCAGGCCGAAGGCAAGGCTGAATTGCCCGGTGGCCATGTGTTGGTGTTCGGCAGCGACAACCAGTGGTTCAAGGGCCAGGACGATGTGTTGATCATCGATAACGACAAGGCCGAAGCCCATGCGTTCTACACGCAACTGCGACCGCAGATCGACGCCCTGCCCGACTGGCATCCGAGCATCGGTGTGCGCCACGAAGCCATGAGCGGCGGCGACAGTGCCACGGTCGGCATGCTCACTTCGCTGTATGACCTCAATGACAATTGGTCGGTGCGCGGCCAATACGGCAGCGCTTACAAACTGCCGAACGCCGAGCAACTGTTCGTCAACGAGCCGGGCGACGAGATCGGTAATCGCAATCTCAAACCGGAAAAAAGCCGCAACGCTGAACTCGGTGTCGACTACAAAGGCTTCTTGCTCGATCGCGAATTCAGCGCCAGCGTGACCCTGTTCAAACGCAAGATCGACGACCTGATCACCCTCGATGACATTCAGTGGGTCAACGGTGAAGGCACGATCCAGATGCGCGGTTTCGAGGCCGACGCCAAGCTCGCGCTCAACGAGCAGTGGAGTCTGCAAGCGGACATGACCCGCAACCTCACCGAATCGCGCACGGGGGCGACCATCAATGACATCCCGAGCTTCTTCGCCCGTTCGCGCGTGGGTTATGAATCGGAAAATCGCCTGTGGGGTGCCGGCGGCGCGATCCGCTACATACGCGACATCACCAGTTCGAAACAGGTTGAATACGGCAACTATTCGGTGGTCGACGCCGACGCTTATCGCTACCTCGACAACGCCCACCAACACCGCGTGAGCCTGCTGGTGGAAAACCTCTTCGATCGCGATTACGTCACCAGCCGTTCGAGCAATGTCGACAACCTCGGCCGGCCGTTCACCTCCGAAGTGCGCTACACGTACCGCTTCTGA